CAACCGCGCGGCGATTTTTCGGGGATGACGACCCAATAGGAAAAGTGCTTACCGTCGATGATCGGTATATGGGCGGGGTATATACGATTACCGGGGTACTGAAAAACGCGCCTCGACAATCAACCATGCAATTTGACATTGTATGTGCAACCGTAAATACCTATTGGACGCGAAACGTATTTGAAAACTGGGCGGTGGATTCAACCTGGCGACCAGCACACAATTACATCTTATTGCGAGAAGGCGCAGATGCGAAAGCACTCGAAGCAAAATTGCCCGAATTCATGGCGCGATACATGGGCGATGAAATCGTCAAAAAGAGCACCTATTTTTTGCAGCCCTTAGAGCGAATCTATCTGTATTCCAAAGTGGATTATGGCATCTCATTTCACAGCGACATCACGTATGTGTACCTGTTTGCAATCATCGGACTTTTTATTTTACTGATTGCGTGCATCAACTTTATGAACCTGTCAACAGCGCGCTCTGCGCGACGGGCACGCGAAGTCGGATTGCGAAAAGTAGTGGGAGCCTATCGCGCCCAATTGATCCGACAGTTCTTGGGAGAGACATTTTTGACCGCACTGTTGGCCGGGCTATTGTCGCTAATCATTGTGAAAATTTCTCTCCCCCTCCTGAACAACTTTGCCAGAAAAACAATAGCACTCGAAGGACAGACCCTGTGGTATGCGATTGCCGGACTATTTGTTTTAACCGTACTGGTAAGCCTGCTCTCCGGAGGATATCCCGCGCTATTTTTGTCCAGTTTTCGGCCCGTAACAGTACTGAAAGGCACGCTTATTTCGAGTACCAAAAGCGGTCGACTGCGACAGATCCTCGTGATATTTCAATTTGCGATCTCGACATTTTTAATCGCGGGCACATACACGGTATATCAACAGTTGAATTATGTGCAAAATAAAAATCTGGGATTTGATAAAGATCTCATGGTCATGACCTATCTATTTTCTACAGATCGGCGATTGACGGATGATTATTTGAATATTAAAAATGAATATCTGAAGCACCCAAACATCTTGAAAGCATCGGCATCGCATTCTTCGATGGGATATGGGGGACAACTGGACAGGGTATTTCCCGAAGGCAGGGGAAGTGAAGACTGGCGGATGCGCGTCCTGGGCGTGGATGAAGCCTTTTTAGACACCTATAATCTGGAACTCACAGCGGGCCGCAATTTTTCACTATCAGTGACAACCGATACATCTCAGGCATTTATCCTGAACGAAACTGCCGTGAAGCGATTGGGGTGGACCGAGCCGATAGGAAGGGAGTTCGGATGGGCTGCGCACAACCGGGAAAAAGGCGTTGTAATCGGCGTGGTAAAAGATTTTCACAACCGGTCGCTACACGAAGTCATTCGCCCAGTGGCGATTGCAATGTGGCAACCCAAGTTCAACGTACTAACACTAAAAATTCGCGGTCAGGATATTGATGAAACACTTAAATATATCGGCGAAATGTGGCGAAAATATATCCCCGAAAAGCCGTTTGAGTACCGATTTTTAGACGAAAACTTAGCGAACTTTTATCTGGCTGAACAACGGATAGGAACACTTATAACTGTATTTGCCGGGCTGGCGATTATAATCGCGTGTCTGGGCCTGTTTGGCCTCGCGGCATTTACAGCAGAGCAACGCACCAAAGAAATTGGCATCCGCAAGACCCTGGGCGCATCCGTCCCCAATATCATACGCTTGCTCTCGCGAGAAGTTGTAATTCTGGTCCTGCTGGCCAATCTAATCGCATTTCCGCTGGCCTATTGGGTCATGAATGAATGGTTGGCAGGGTTTGCGTATCGCATAGATCTGGGTGCGCTGGTCTTTGTATCGAGCGGATTGCTAACAATGGCAATCGCGATCATGACCGTGAGCACACAGGCGATTCGCGCAGCCCTGACCGATCCAGCGACAGCATTGCGATATGAATAGCCGACACCTGTGCGCCTATGAACTGCTATGATTGGTTGATCCGCCGATTCGTCTATTCGTCTATTCGTCTATTCCCTCACACACCACGCGACATAGACAACCCCTCTTGCTCTCGCCACAAATACAACACATGGCGCGACTTCCGCAAATGGCGTTCATACTCCTTGCTAAAATCCCGACGCTTGCCACTCGGCGTCCTGCCATTGGGTCGCGCATTGCACTTCCCGCGCGCCTGCGTAATGCTTCGGCTGCCATTTTGCACCGCAATCGTCATCACCCGATGCGTCTCATTCTCCGGCGTTGTAACCTGCATCGTCCAGATCGATGACCTCCCGGTCTTGCAATTATTCGCATAAGACCCCACGCAGTGGTGCATCTTGCGTCCCTCGAGGGACAACTCTTTGACCGACAGCAACTCTGTAATCGTCCACCGCTCCTTTTCATTCCCATAATTATCCGTCGCCGTCCAATCCAGCTCATTGAGACCCGAAGGCGCCCACACCTTTGCGGGCAAGCGATTCTGCCGCGCCAACTGCCGGTGCCACATCTCGACCTGCCGCAGCAACTTGACCATACTGCGCCCCTTAATTGAAAAATTCGGCTGCTCGGGCGGCAACTGCACAACCTCCCCACCAACCGTCTCTTCCCGAGGCACGTATTTCTGGTTGTGAATATAATCCACAATCGGTCCCACCTCATCGGGATCGAGCATTGGATTATTCACAAAAAAATGCACCACCTTATGCCAGAAATCTTCGCACTCAAAAGACGACCCCAACCGCGTACTGTTCACCGCGCGCACCAGCGGCTCTTCCCCGCCAAGCCCCAGAATTTGACCGCGCCGAAACGCCTCGTAAATCGTGTAATCGTGCGGCGACTCCAAAAACAAATGCGCCATCTTCTTCGTCAGCGTCAGCGGAACATCTGCCTTGCGGATATTCCCGCCCGTTCCCACATGCACAAACCATCCCTGCTGCTGCCGCGCCTCGTCTTCCTCGCCGAGAAACCACGCAATATCCATAAACGCGGGCACATCGTACTTCGCGAGCAAATGTCGCGCAAGTGAGCCAAACTGCTTGCGCCCATTGTGCGAATCTGGCCGCCACTCTGCCGGATCGCGCAACCACCGCTTGTGCCAATGCGCCAGCGCGCCCAAACCCTCGATAAATGTATTGCCATCAGAAGGTCCCAGACGCACAATCGCGGGCTTGACGTCAAAAAAATCGCCCCGTTTCTCCACATGAAGCAACAACTGCAACAGCGCGCGCCGTCCCTTGCGATCTCTCCCCAACCCATCAAAAGCCCGCTGGATCTTTTGCAAATGCGGGCGATTCAACTCCGCCTCCGACAGCTTGCCCTCATAAATCGCCCGAATCGTCTCCTGCGGCCGCCGCGTGTGATTTTTCATCCTCGCCAAAACCGCATCGCTCTCTATGCGCTCGGCCAAATCGCACTCTTTCTTGCGCTGAGCAACACTCTTATGCGTCCCCGTACTCAACCCGTGCGCAGTACACCACGCGGTATAATCCGCAACCGTCTTTAACCCCAACGCACTGATATGGCGCACAAATTCCTGCTCGGCCAACGCCTCATCAATCGCCCGATCTGCCACCTTGCGCTCCTGCCGCCGCTCCTGCCAACTCTTATTCAGCGCCCCATTAAATCCATGGTCCCGACACCACGCCTGATATTGCCCCACACTCGTCAACCCCAGCGACCGAATATGCGCCGTCAAATCCGCATTCGCCTTGCCAGCGGCCCCTCTGTGCCGCCTCTTTTTTCGTTTTGTTGCCATAAAAACCCCCTGCACCTGTGTCCTATCTCTATCTACCACTCATAAGGATGCACTTATCAGGCATACTCCGGTAAAAAAACCTCAATCAACGTCGGACCCTCGGCCTGCAACGCCTCTTCGAGCGCCTCGCCAAACCCCCGTCCATCAGTCACGCGAACACTCTGCATACCAAAACTCTGTGCAAACATCACAAAATCGGGATTCGCCAACGCCACGGCAATATTCCGCCCATCACATTCCCGATCCTGCGCTCGTTTAATCGCGTCATAAGTATTGTCATTACACAAAACAACCGGTAGAGATATTTTTTGCTGAACCGCGGTAGAAAGCTCTGTCGCCGTGTACATAAACCCACCATCGCCGCACAGCGACACCACCTGCTTATCTGGACACGCGATCTTGGCACCCACAGCCGCCGGCATGGAAAACCCCAGCGTTCCATAAACAGTAGGCGACAAAAACGTGCGCGGCTGATAAACCGGAAAATGGCGACGCGCCTGATAGCTAATCATCGTCATATCGTTCACAACCACCGCATCCCGATCCAGAACATCCCGCAAAATCCCCAGCAACTCTGGAAAAGGGCTCTCCTCCCACTGACCGGACGCCTGCGACACAGAACCACGGACATCCCAAGCGGTCTTTACCCCATCCAAACGCGCGTACAAACCCCTCAACCCCGCACCAGCATCGCCAATCAGCGCAACATCTGGCTCAAACGACCGCCCGATCACATCCGGATCAATATCCAGATGAATGAGCTTCTCCGGTGTCCCCTTCCACATCTGCTCAAACCGAAAACCCAAACGCGTACCCACAGCAATCACCACATCCGCCTCATTCAAACACTTGTTCATCCTCTCACCGCGCACCAGCAATCGGTGATCCGCCGGAACAGCCCCCTGTCCATTCGCAGTAACAGCCACCGGCAATCCGAGTTTCTCCGCCAACTGAATCACATCATCACTCGCATCTTGCGTTCCCCCACCCGCAATCAACACCGGCTTCCTCGCAGACTGAATCATCTCCGCCGCCGCATCGAGCGCGGCCTCCTCAGGCTTGTGCGGCGGACGGTGCGCAGGCTCGTCAATATTTACCTCTGCCTCTTCCTTAAAAACATCCAGTGGAACCTCCAAAATATAGGGCCGGGGACGCCCGTACTTCATCGCCTCAAAACCCTCTGATAGCGCATCCGGTATCTCCTCCACACGCGACACGCGCTGCCCGCGTCCCGTCACCGAAAACAACGTGCCAAACTGATCGCGCATATCATGTAAGACACCCGCATCTGTGCCATTGGTTTCATCCGTCGGGCCACTGCATATCAGCAACACGGGCGACGACTCCGCGTGCGCTTCCCCAATCGGCGTCAACGCATTCACCGCCGCTGGTCCCGTCGTCGTCAACGCCACGCCTACACGCCCAGAAGCCCGCGCATACCCATCCGCCATAAAACCCGCCCCCTGCTCGTGCCGCGTCGTCACATGCCGAATCCGCGGATGCTCGTACAGCGCATCGTAAAGCGCCAGCGTGTGAACCCCCGGAATCCCAAACACCACATCCACCCCCCAGGCATCCAGCGTCTCAACCACAGCCTGACCGCCAGTCATCAACATAATCCCATCCTTTCAATCGAATAATCAAAACTCACCCCGCCAATATACAACCAAAATCCCCCACCGTCAGACCAAATTTGAACTGGCTTGCAAATCCTTTGGCAACGCGCTATTTTGAAGTGTAAAGAGTAACCTTTCTTATTTGATAGGCTGGATCGCGGCTCAACATCATGCCGCGATGACAACCTTTTTTATCTGCGTCTATCTGCGTCCATCTGCGGATACTTTTATTTTTCTGAAAACCATACCATGAACACCATCATTATCGGCGGTGGGCAGGCCGGCATAACACTGAGTTATTACTTGCAACAACGCGGGGTCGAGCACCTCGTATTGGAACGCGACCGGGCGTTCTCTGCCTGGCACAACTGCTGGGACAGCTTTCGGTTAAACACCGCAAATTGGATGAACACATTGCCCGGCATGCAAAAACCATTTGCACCGCAAAAAGCGTGGTATGACACTGCCACACGCGAAGAAGCACTCGACTATTTCCAGACGTATCGTCAGATGGTCAATCCCCCATTAAAAGAAGGCGTCACCGTCACACAAGTCGCCGAAGGAGAAAACACCTGGCACGTCCATACAGACACCAAAACCTATCAAACAACCAACGTCGCCATCTGCACCGGGCATGCAGCCCAACCCTTTGTCCCAGACGCCGCCAAAAACCTGCCGCAAACAACCCCCCAGTTACACTCATCAACCTATCGAAAACCCGACCAGATCACAACGCCAAATGTCCTCATCGTCGGCAGCGGCAGCAGTGGGGTTCAAATCTGCCTGGACCTGGCGCAATCGGACCAATTTGAAACCCTCTCATTTGCACTCAGCGGCAACGGCGTCGTCCCCTGGTCTATACTGGGCATCCCCATCGGTGTATTCTCCCGCATGCTCCCAGTATTTGAAATCCAGCGACAAACGCGAATCGGACGGCGCATTATGCACCAATGGCAAGGAGGCGACCCCGCCATGGCACCATCGCCGCGCTGGCTTTCAAAACACCACGGCGTACAACGGGTTGGCCGCGTAATAGATGCCGACCACCGCGGAATCCACTGTGCCGACGGCGAAATTATCAGCCTAAAAAACCTGACCGTCTTATGGTGTACCGGCTTTAGACCCGACCACAAATTTATCCGCGTACACCATCCCAAAACCGCATTTGACAAAAACGGCCCCATTCACACACGCGGCGTCTGCATCCCGGGCCTGTTCTTCGTCGGCTTAAAATTTCAACACACCGTCGGATCGCATCTCCTGCGCGGCGTGGGACGCGACGCGGAATACATCGCACAGAAAATCGCAGAAAGGAACCATCGCAATGCCTCGTGAACAAAACATCCGCCTCGGCCTGATCGGCTGCGGCGGCATCGTCCAAAAATCCCATCTCCAGGGCCTGCTCGACATACCCGACCTCGTAAATATCTCGGCAATAGCCGATCCCATCCCCGAAAACAGAAATCGCGTTGGCACAGCAGCAGACATCATTTCAGAACAACGCTACGAAGACCACCGCCACATGCTCGACCGCGCCGAACTCGACGCCGTCATCATCGCCACCCCCCATCACCTGCACGCCGAACACGTCATCGAAGCCGCACAGGCGGGCGTCGCCATCATCTCGGAAAAACCCATGGCAACATCCCTCGAAGAAGCCGACCGCCTCCTCGAAGCCGTAAAAAAACACAACGTCCCCTACGCCATCGTACACAACTTCCTCTACACACCCGGCACCGCAGAAGCACTCCGACTATTGCGCGAGGAAAACACAGGCACACCCCAAACGGGCCGCGCCCTCTCCCTCTTTGGCAAAACAGAGGATCAGGCCGACCCCAACAGCGTCTGGCGCGCATCCAGAGCAGCCGGCGGCGGTTGCATCGGCGACAGTGCCTACCACGAAATTTACCTCATCGAAACCATGATCGGCTCACCCGTGCGCTATGTCGAAGCCCGCGTACAGACCAAATTCTTCGACTTCGACGTCGATGACGTCGCCTTTCTCCTTTTTGAACACGAAAACGGCGCAATCTCCACCGTCTCAACATCCTGGGGCATGCCCGGCGGTGACCAGAGTATATGCGAAGTCTATACCCGCACACATGCCATCCGCATTGTCGGACGCGGACGCGAACTCCGCTACCTCGACAAAGCCGACCGCAGATGGCAACCCGTTGACCTCGACCACGGCCTCGACAATGACGCCCTATCCCGCGCCGGACACGCCAACTATTTTGCCGCCACCTTCAAAGCACTCGCAGAAGGCAATCCTCCCCCCATCACCGCCGAACACGCCCGTCACAACCTCTCGCTCATCCACGCCGCGCACAAAGCCACAACACAGCGCAAAGCCATCGATGTCACCGAACTATAAAAGGAATATCCATGTCCAATCCCAACATCATCTACATCTACGGCGACGACCTGGGCCGCGGCATGCTCTCCTGCTACGGCCAAAAACACTTTCAAACCCCCAATATCGACCGCCTCGCCCGCGAAGGCTTGCAATTCACCCGCGCCTATGGCTGCATCTTTTGCGCCCCGGCGCGCGCCAGCCTCATGACCGGCTATCACGACGCACACGCGGGCCGATGGACCTTCACCAGAGGCGGTCTCTACCGCCCCATGGCCGAAGGCACGATGACCTTTGAACACATCGCCGAACTCATCAATAATACCGGCCTTCAAGAACGCCCCGACGAAGTCTTTCTCGCGCAAATCGCGCAACGCGCTGGCTATGTCACGGGACAAATCGGCAAACTCGAATGGGGCTTTGCCACAACACCAG
The Gemmatimonadota bacterium genome window above contains:
- a CDS encoding ABC transporter permease is translated as MFQNYLKIALRNLMRHKGYSLINVLGLSVGVACCVLIGLFIHDEFRVDRFHKKSDRIYKLLREMRNDDGTRDMGFGTSGAAGPALKKDYSEIETVVRYLSWGYIWTTYKDRKFNQRFCLTDPDFLDVFDFELVKGDRATVLKEPLSILVTEATARRFFGDDDPIGKVLTVDDRYMGGVYTITGVLKNAPRQSTMQFDIVCATVNTYWTRNVFENWAVDSTWRPAHNYILLREGADAKALEAKLPEFMARYMGDEIVKKSTYFLQPLERIYLYSKVDYGISFHSDITYVYLFAIIGLFILLIACINFMNLSTARSARRAREVGLRKVVGAYRAQLIRQFLGETFLTALLAGLLSLIIVKISLPLLNNFARKTIALEGQTLWYAIAGLFVLTVLVSLLSGGYPALFLSSFRPVTVLKGTLISSTKSGRLRQILVIFQFAISTFLIAGTYTVYQQLNYVQNKNLGFDKDLMVMTYLFSTDRRLTDDYLNIKNEYLKHPNILKASASHSSMGYGGQLDRVFPEGRGSEDWRMRVLGVDEAFLDTYNLELTAGRNFSLSVTTDTSQAFILNETAVKRLGWTEPIGREFGWAAHNREKGVVIGVVKDFHNRSLHEVIRPVAIAMWQPKFNVLTLKIRGQDIDETLKYIGEMWRKYIPEKPFEYRFLDENLANFYLAEQRIGTLITVFAGLAIIIACLGLFGLAAFTAEQRTKEIGIRKTLGASVPNIIRLLSREVVILVLLANLIAFPLAYWVMNEWLAGFAYRIDLGALVFVSSGLLTMAIAIMTVSTQAIRAALTDPATALRYE
- a CDS encoding PcfJ domain-containing protein, with product MATKRKKRRHRGAAGKANADLTAHIRSLGLTSVGQYQAWCRDHGFNGALNKSWQERRQERKVADRAIDEALAEQEFVRHISALGLKTVADYTAWCTAHGLSTGTHKSVAQRKKECDLAERIESDAVLARMKNHTRRPQETIRAIYEGKLSEAELNRPHLQKIQRAFDGLGRDRKGRRALLQLLLHVEKRGDFFDVKPAIVRLGPSDGNTFIEGLGALAHWHKRWLRDPAEWRPDSHNGRKQFGSLARHLLAKYDVPAFMDIAWFLGEEDEARQQQGWFVHVGTGGNIRKADVPLTLTKKMAHLFLESPHDYTIYEAFRRGQILGLGGEEPLVRAVNSTRLGSSFECEDFWHKVVHFFVNNPMLDPDEVGPIVDYIHNQKYVPREETVGGEVVQLPPEQPNFSIKGRSMVKLLRQVEMWHRQLARQNRLPAKVWAPSGLNELDWTATDNYGNEKERWTITELLSVKELSLEGRKMHHCVGSYANNCKTGRSSIWTMQVTTPENETHRVMTIAVQNGSRSITQARGKCNARPNGRTPSGKRRDFSKEYERHLRKSRHVLYLWREQEGLSMSRGV
- a CDS encoding thiamine pyrophosphate-binding protein, whose translation is MLMTGGQAVVETLDAWGVDVVFGIPGVHTLALYDALYEHPRIRHVTTRHEQGAGFMADGYARASGRVGVALTTTGPAAVNALTPIGEAHAESSPVLLICSGPTDETNGTDAGVLHDMRDQFGTLFSVTGRGQRVSRVEEIPDALSEGFEAMKYGRPRPYILEVPLDVFKEEAEVNIDEPAHRPPHKPEEAALDAAAEMIQSARKPVLIAGGGTQDASDDVIQLAEKLGLPVAVTANGQGAVPADHRLLVRGERMNKCLNEADVVIAVGTRLGFRFEQMWKGTPEKLIHLDIDPDVIGRSFEPDVALIGDAGAGLRGLYARLDGVKTAWDVRGSVSQASGQWEESPFPELLGILRDVLDRDAVVVNDMTMISYQARRHFPVYQPRTFLSPTVYGTLGFSMPAAVGAKIACPDKQVVSLCGDGGFMYTATELSTAVQQKISLPVVLCNDNTYDAIKRAQDRECDGRNIAVALANPDFVMFAQSFGMQSVRVTDGRGFGEALEEALQAEGPTLIEVFLPEYA
- a CDS encoding NAD(P)/FAD-dependent oxidoreductase translates to MNTIIIGGGQAGITLSYYLQQRGVEHLVLERDRAFSAWHNCWDSFRLNTANWMNTLPGMQKPFAPQKAWYDTATREEALDYFQTYRQMVNPPLKEGVTVTQVAEGENTWHVHTDTKTYQTTNVAICTGHAAQPFVPDAAKNLPQTTPQLHSSTYRKPDQITTPNVLIVGSGSSGVQICLDLAQSDQFETLSFALSGNGVVPWSILGIPIGVFSRMLPVFEIQRQTRIGRRIMHQWQGGDPAMAPSPRWLSKHHGVQRVGRVIDADHRGIHCADGEIISLKNLTVLWCTGFRPDHKFIRVHHPKTAFDKNGPIHTRGVCIPGLFFVGLKFQHTVGSHLLRGVGRDAEYIAQKIAERNHRNAS
- a CDS encoding Gfo/Idh/MocA family oxidoreductase, with product MPREQNIRLGLIGCGGIVQKSHLQGLLDIPDLVNISAIADPIPENRNRVGTAADIISEQRYEDHRHMLDRAELDAVIIATPHHLHAEHVIEAAQAGVAIISEKPMATSLEEADRLLEAVKKHNVPYAIVHNFLYTPGTAEALRLLREENTGTPQTGRALSLFGKTEDQADPNSVWRASRAAGGGCIGDSAYHEIYLIETMIGSPVRYVEARVQTKFFDFDVDDVAFLLFEHENGAISTVSTSWGMPGGDQSICEVYTRTHAIRIVGRGRELRYLDKADRRWQPVDLDHGLDNDALSRAGHANYFAATFKALAEGNPPPITAEHARHNLSLIHAAHKATTQRKAIDVTEL